Proteins from one Hyperolius riggenbachi isolate aHypRig1 chromosome 4, aHypRig1.pri, whole genome shotgun sequence genomic window:
- the KCNE4 gene encoding potassium voltage-gated channel subfamily E member 4, whose translation MLRMEEMLNGTLPTQGDNSSQDPPSQVTNEKDNTEYLYILIVMSFYGIFLMGIMFVYMRSKRKEKESKLFLLYQDEAKQWMEIRKSPSSLSVSKPAQPSTVLSILQDHFVAGRFCTDCNGADSSVSSESSSSEVHVTIQEEATEGLPQDKEEHEKVEDASQIS comes from the coding sequence ATGTTGAGGATGGAAGAAATGCTTAATGGTACCCTGCCAACCCAAGGAGATAATTCTTCTCAGGATCCACCAAGTCAAGTAACCAATGAGAAGGACAACACCGAATACTTATACATATTGATTGTCATGTCTTTCTATGGAATATTTCTGATGGGAATCATGTTTGTCTACATGAGGTCAAAACGAAAGGAGAAGGAATCCAAGCTCTTCCTCCTCTACCAAGATGAGGCGAAGCAGTGGATGGAGATCAGAAAAAGTCCATCTTCATTGTCTGTGTCCAAACCAGCCCAGCCATCCACTGTGCTTAGCATCCTGCAGGACCACTTTGTAGCAGGCAGGTTCTGTACTGACTGTAATGGAGCTGACAGTAGTGTGAGCTCCGAATCATCTTCTTCTGAGGTTCATGTCACCATTCAAGAAGAGGCCACAGAAGGACTTCCTCAGGACAAAGAAGAGCATGAAAAAGTAGAGGATGCATCTCAGATTTCCTAG